The genomic segment TATAGAGATTTGAATAAGGCAAGCCCAAAAGATGATTTTCCTTTACCTCACACAGACATTCTAGTTGATAATGCTGCAAGAAATGCCACATATTCTTTTATGGATGGGTTCTCTAGTTATAACCAGATAAGAATGGTggaagaagacaaagagaagaCCATATTTGTCAAACCTTGAGGAACGTTCTGCTATAAAGTAATGCCATTCGGATTGAAGAATGTTGGAGCCACATATGAAAGAGCAATGGTTATGTTATTCCATGATATGATGCACCGAGAAGTGGAGGTTTATGTGGATGACATACTTGCAAAATCAAAGAAGGAAGAAGATCATGTGCAAGTATTAAGAAGACTATTTGAAAGGCTGCAAAAGTACCAGCTAAAGTTGAACCCTGCAAAATGCTCATTCGGGGTAAAAATAGGAAAATTGTTGGGCTTCATAGTAAGTGATCGAGGAAAAGAAGTTGATCCTGATAAAGCCAAAGCTATTTAAGAGATGCCTGCACCTAAGACAAAAAAGGAAGTAAGAAGTTTCATTGGGCGCCTAAATTACATAGCTCGGTTTATATCTCAGCTAATAGTGACATGTGAGCCAATTTTTCGCTTACTCAGGAAGAAAAATCCTGGAGTATGGGACAATGACTGTCAGGAAGCctttgataaaataaagaagTATTTGCAAATTCCACCGCTGCTAGTACCTCTAACACTAGGGAAACCTTTGATCTTGTATTTGACAGTAACAGAAACAGCTATGGGCTGTGTACCGGGACAACATGATGAGTCAGGAAGGAAAAAGCAAGCTATTTAGTACTTgagtaaaaaattcaatgactGTGAGTCAAGATACACAACAATTGAAAGGTTGTGTTGTGCCTTGGTTTGGAGTGTGAAAAGGCTCAGGAAGTATATGTTGTACTACACAACCtggttgatttcaaaattaGATCCACTCAATTATATCTGTGAAAAACCTTACCTGTCAAGTAGAATAGCAAGGTGGCAAGTGTTGTTGGCAGAATATGACATTGTCTTTATGACAAGAAAAGCTGTAAAAGGAAGCGTAATCGCAGATCATCTTGTAGATCATGCCATGAAAAACTATGAGCCTTTAAACTTTGACCTCCTAGATGAAGATGTGATAGTAATCGAGAAAGGAGGTGGGGAAAGCGATACGTGGACCCTTTACTTTGATGGTGCAGTAAATGTATCAAGAAATGGGGCAGAAGCGGTAGTAATTTCCCCAGAAAATAAGCAGTATCCTGTTTCAATAAGGTTACTGTTTGAATGTACCAATAATATGGCCGAGTATGAAGCCTGCATTATTGGCTTAGAAGCGACATTAGAACTTAAAGCCAATAAGCTTGAGGTCTTCGGGGATTCCTTGTTAATCATTTGCCAAGTCAAAGGTGAGTGGCAAACCAAGGATGAGAAATTGAAGCTGTATCAAAATTATCTCTTGAGGTTAGCTAATGAATTTGAAGAGATCAAATTCACCCACATAAGTAGAGATAAGAATCAGTTTGCTGATGCCCTGACAACCTTAGATTCAATGACACAAGTCGATATCAGAAGCAAGATCCAGCCAATAGATATCGAAGTTAGAAGCTTCCAAGCCCATTGTTGCTTAATTGAAGAATCTCCAGATGGGAAACCATGGTATAATGACATCAAGAAGTTTCTCCAACATCGAGAATACCCTCAAGGGATTTCCAAGACAGATGAAAAGACTTTGAGGAGAATGACCAGGAATTTTTACTTAGATggagaaattttatataaaaggtCATTTGATGGGGCCCTACTCTGGTGTCTGAATGAAAATAAGATTGaacaaacattaaaagaagtccatgaggggatttgtGCTACACATGCTAATGGGCATACAATggcaaaacaaatacaaaggTCAGGATATTTCTAGTTGACCATGGAGAGAGTTTGTATAGCTTATGTGAGAAAATGCCATAAGTGTCAGATATATGGTGATAGAATAAATACGCCTCCAACACCTCTGTTCAATATGATCTCACCTTGGCCTTTTGATATGTGGGGTTTGGATGTTATAGGGCCAATCAACCCTAAAGCAAGCAATGGACATAGATTTATTCTGGTGGCCATCGACTATTTCACCAAATGGGTAGAAGCCAACTCTTACGCCCATGTAACGCAAAAAGTAGTCAAGAGATTCATTGAAAAGGATTTGGTTTGTCGTTATGGTTTGCCAATAAGATTGGTAACTGataacgctcaaaatttcaatgGGAAGTTGATTGACGAACTATGCACCAAGTGGAGGATTAAACACCTTAATTCTTCCCCTTAtagaccaaagatgaatggggGTAGTGGAAGCAGCCAATAAGAATCTCAAAAAGATCATCCAAAAAATGGTGGTCACCtacaaggattggcatgagatgctcCCATACGCACTTCATGTGTACCGCACCACAGTTAGAACTTCTACAAATGCAACCCCATATTCTTTAGTGTATGGAATGGAGGCGGTCATGCCCTTAGAAGTAGAAGTCCCATTACTACGGATCTTGAAGGATGCAGAACTGGATGAATCAGAATGGGTGAGGTTAAGATTTGAGCAACTAAACTTGATTGAGGAAAGAAGACTAGCAGCTGTTTGTCATCACCAGTTATACCAAAGCAGGATAGCAAAGGCTTACAACAAGAAGGTCAAACCAAGGGCGTTTAAGGAGGGAGATTTGGTGTTAAAGAAGATCTCATTAGCATTAGGAGAAGATCAAAGTAAATGGGCACCAAACTACGAAAGACCATATATGGTGAAAAAGGCTTTTTCTGGACGGGCCTTAATTCTGACTAATATGGATGGAATGGATCTACCTAGACCTGTAAAATTAGATGTTGTAAAGAAGTATTATGCctgatgtatttttctttatcattcaataaaattgaagtttggCCAAGATTTCTTTAGTGTGctttccctaaaaaaaaaaaaaactatgcatgatctcatgttttcacaaggatttttgggaaatcaaagttttaataaaaaaaatcaatcaaattggTGTTTGTTCGAACAAACAAGTTCTGAAAATTCAAGTGATATCTTAACTACTATCAAAACAACCCAAATGCCATGAAATGACTTCAAAGCTGAGTTTTGgctgcatgaataatgagaaaccaTTTCGCATATTTGCATTAGAGAAAACAAATCTTGTCGATTCTGaatgcatgcatttgaaatgaagaaagacCATTTTTTATCATCCTTTCACAAATTCTAAAAATCCCTTGCAGTCCCTTTTTGAGcctaatgcatttttcttgAAAGATAACCgtggctaggatcacaccctacactgtAGGGAAAGTGcaaaaaaatccttaatgacTAAAAATGCCCACACAACCCTAGGGGGCATAAAAAAGTCCTTAATGATAAAAGTGCCAAAACAACACTGGTGGGCATGAAACAAAATCCTCAATGATCAAAAGTGCCCAAACAAAGCCAgggggcataaaaaaaaaagaggtcaaAAAGATTTGAGAGTGCCACAAAAATCACTAATATAATGATGCtcaaaaccaaaaagaagaaaaaacctaaCATTGGGGGGGCACGGTGGACCATTTTGCAAATCAATTCCAAGGTACAGAAATGTATGAACAAAAAAGGAGTTTGGGATATAAGCACTAGTTatccttagtcttaaagtcccttaaacaccttttgagcctaaatatcctttttcttcatagccaagagccaaagcctacattacgtgctcaATCAAGCCCTTTATGATTaaaggcaagcaatctggatcggtaAGCTTTGCTTTCCTATATGAAATaagtcattattcatgcaagcaaaatgaatgctttgaaaactggttctttgaaaccctcaaattgAAGCTTGAACCCTTTTGACCaatcaaacatcacttcacttcaccaaaaacaaaacaaatttttttcaacactCATGCAAACCTATCCATGAAAATTGCTTGAATTTTTCAGAACAAGTTTGTTTtgaacaaacatcaaaatgattttttggaatagctttgaaattccaaaaattcttcATGAAAACAACCCCTTGTAAATAACCAAATCTCCTTTCACATAACCTTATCCCTAAAGAAAACCCCAAACAAACACTTGC from the Populus nigra chromosome 1, ddPopNigr1.1, whole genome shotgun sequence genome contains:
- the LOC133681211 gene encoding uncharacterized protein LOC133681211; the protein is MPFGLKNVGATYERAMVMLFHDMMHREVEVYVDDILAKSKKEEDHVQVLRRLFERLQKYQLKLNPAKCSFGVKIGKLLGFILIVTCEPIFRLLRKKNPGVWDNDCQEAFDKIKKYLQIPPLLVPLTLGKPLILYLTVTETAMGCVPGQHDESGRKKLRKYMLYYTTWLISKLDPLNYICEKPYLSSRIARWQVLLAEYDIVFMTRKAVKGSVIADHLVDHAMKNYEPLNFDLLDEDVIVIEKGGGESDTWTLYFDGAVNVSRNGAEAVVISPENKQYPVSIRLLFECTNNMAEYEACIIGLEATLELKANKLEVFGDSLLIICQVKGEWQTKDEKLKLYQNYLLRLANEFEEIKFTHISRDKNQFADALTTLDSMTQVDIRSKIQPIDIEVRSFQAHCCLIEESPDGKPWYNDIKKFLQHREYPQGISKTDEKTLRRMTRNFYLDGEILYKRSFDGALLWCLNENKIEQTLKEVHEGICATHANGHTMAKQIQRINTPPTPLFNMISPWPFDMWGLDVIGPINPKASNGHRFILVAIDYFTKWVEANSYAHVTQKVVKRFIEKDLVCRYGLPIRLVTDNAQNFNGKLIDELCTKWRIKHLNSSPYRPKMNGGSGSSQ